The window CAGTAGTCGCCTCTTGAATCTCGACGTTTTGTCTATTGATGGAAACCCAAGGTAACTCATCTCTGACTCCTTAAGCGAAACTAGTATGTTTTGTGCCATATACTTATGtgtacatacttaattacttatacaatttttatttcaaattccAGAGGTCAAAACAATCCAGATTCTCCGCAACAGGAACATTCCATTTTCGGATCGCGGTCATCAGCATTCCAACCCCTGACCGGAACCGGTACCGGAAGATCTTTCAGAACGATAGATCAAAATGAACGCACACGTTTACTGCCAAATCCCTTTTCTTCGACAGGCGGCCTATCTCGGTCGAGCCGAGTAAATTTTTCGGAACTTTCATCCTCGAACGCTAACTCCTCTCGCACGAGTTTGTTCACGGCGACGTCGTTCGCGAATATAGCGGCGCAGCGCCGGCGGCAGCACCTGGCGCACATGGCCAGCGCGCTGCAAAGCGAAAGCGCCTCCACCTCCTCCGACGCGTCGTCCACCCCCTCCTGGCCGAGGTTCACCAGCCTCCGCCCCGACACACCCCCCTCCACCTCCACATCCGAACCGGCCGCTCAAAGACCCACCATGACCAACTCTTCGACCCAAATGAGCCCCACCAGCACGCCCGTGGACGCGCAAGCGATCAACGAAAGTTTAGATTTAATACGTGACATATTGAGAGATTCGGGAACGAGATTATTAAATTTGATAACTAATATGTCGCTGTCGACGCTGGCCAGCGTggagcgcggcggcgcgcggcgcagGAGCGCGTCGGGCGCGCGCTCCGACGACAGCGAGGGCGGCCCGCGCCCGCGCGTGCGGCCCCGAGTGCGCCTCTTCAGCTCCAGTCTCCGCCGGGACCTAGTCCTCTCCTCCAGCTCCGACTCGGACAGCGACGAGTCCCTAGATATCAATATCTTCAGGGCGCGGCGCACGCCTCTCCAAGTTGCGTCGAGCCTCCTCCGACGGACGCAGTCGACCGCGGCGGCCGCCGCGAGTACTGCAGACGGTGACCCCGCTCCCCCCGAACCCCCCGGCGATAGGGAACAGGACCGAGGCGCGCAACCGGAGAGTAGGCCTTCGAGCAGCACCGCCGATTTAAATACCGACCGTCCGTCTACTAGTAGAGATAATTTCTGGACGAGAGGAAGTGTCGTTCCTCCCGACGAGGCCTACAGAAGGGTCAGGTCGGGGGTCCACGCCTTACAAAAACACGCCCTGCTGCTGACCAACATGTGGTTGCGCGGCAACAGGACTACCATGCGCGAGCTTCGCGCTATGTGGGAGAATTTGCGCAGACGAATATTGACGCTGCATAGGGAAACGGGGCGACAAGACTTACCTAGCTATTATACTAGATCTCTGTTAGAGAGATGTATGTTTTTATCCGAATTGCATAGCGCGAGACCCGCGAGGCATAACGCACAAAATGACGAAAGGAGTCAGCCGGAGAGACGGGACGCTTCAGCAAATGCAACTGCGAGCGGTTCCAATGTGACGGGGAGTGATCTTAACACTTCGACAGAAACTAATAACGACAACCGCGAGCCTCGCCCGCGCCGCTCCCCTCAGACGAGGTCTTCCCCGAGCGTCCGCGCCTCGCCTTCCACGCGACGACGGTTGCAGTCCAGCTACAGATGGCGGCCCGAAGACGAGATTCGCCGGCGGTCTCGAAATCCGGCCGCAAACCGATTATCACACAGACACCCCCACAACAGATCTCGAAGAGATTTCGCACGCGTGATTGAGATCAGCGCCACCCGACACGAAATCCGTATGCGAGCCATGCAAGTTCTCTCCGTAATGTTCaacatgatgatgatgtgttTGGAGGAGCGGGGTCTTAGCCAACTTattataactatgttacgtacGCTAAAAAGAGCTTTAGCTTTGACTTGCCTGATGTTGATGACGAATAGAAACGCCGCTAGATCCGGCAATAATTCTGGGTCTTCGAATGCGCGGGTAGATTCTTCTAATGTAGTCCGCATACAAAATGCGGAGCACTCGGGTCCCGTGAACGTGGATGTGGACGGCCCAGACGAAGTTATGTCTCTCAACAACCCCACTCTTCTCGGCGAGCCGGAGCCGGGTGCGGTTCCCATCCAAAAGATAAATAATGACGCCCGCGCCACTGAAAGAGATAGACCGCGCACTTCGCAATGCGTGGGAACGGGAACCAGTTCGACGCAAGAGGAATCACCTCCGTCTCACTCCACCGCACAGAAGTGGAGCAATCGGCTCGCGGTTCAAATATCAGCTGCAAATAGGAATAACTCTGCGACGGCAAGAAACAGAAGAGAACTATATTTAGAGAGCAGAAGACTTAAAGCGTTGCACAGGACCAATCCAGGTGCACATCCAATAGTTAAGAAAAGAGTTCCTCCAATATCCCACCACAGGATTCCAGCTATGCGCTTCGTGCCCAATAAAGATGTTGCCGGGCTAAATACTTCAAGAAATGTTCCTAACGCGCTCGACGAGCCGGTCGCCGGACCGTCGAACGCTCCCACAAGTGACAACTCCAGACAAGAATCGCCTCGCGCGATAGACGAGTTCGAACAGAGGGTTCATTTAATCCGCCTCGCTCACATGCAAGCGGTTAGATTACGGTCGGCGGCGAGGAATCGTTTCAGacgcttacaaactattcgattgtataCACCGTCTTCGGTGCGGGAAATGTTCGCTTTGCAATCTAACAACCCGGAGAATCAGCAGCCGGGGAATAGGTCTCCTAGTGGACCGGAATTCGGCCGAGGTAGGCCGTTCGCGGCTTATAGGCCGCACATTCTCGGGCCACGACCCGAGCAGGATAGAGCGGAGGACTCCGGCCAAGTGGCCGGGGTGGTGGAGGTGCAGCCCATGCAGTTCAACGTGAACAACGTGGCGGCGCTCATGCAGGTCAACGACCACAACGTCAACGAGGCGCCCAGCCCGCCGCATAGGCTGCCACGCATTCAAGAGTATCTGCAACCTATTATACTGGCACAGGTAATTATTCATGTATTGTATTTTCAGGTTGCTAAACTAATACCGCGCGACctctttattaattttatatatttttgagatcAAGAGGAAATTGCACGATCATTTCTTCATATAAATGTGGGAAATGTAGTCCCTGGATAAATGGCATtgcaagaaaatatttttaaataccaTCACAATATTTTTACGAAGAGGCATAGCTAAAAGTTTTACATaagactattttgtgtatttttaggACGTCTCTTTCGCGCTCTATGTGGTTTACAAAAAAGGGTCTCAAGATTTTACTAAAATACTTGGGgccgatttagacggcgcgcgaactcgcatgcgattttagtttgcggactgttggttacgtccaattcaaccgacctaTCTATCGCATGCGAGTGTCATTACATTGCGTTGTTTTTCTGGTCAGCTGAATTGACGTAACCTTaatggtccgcaatgtaactaaaatcgcatgcaagctcgcgcgccgtct is drawn from Cydia fagiglandana chromosome 4, ilCydFagi1.1, whole genome shotgun sequence and contains these coding sequences:
- the LOC134663830 gene encoding uncharacterized protein LOC134663830 isoform X1 — encoded protein: MDPIDNEWLGIKNEPIDDTPQIGNAVRSWQWREHGLDPPHSPANKTVLENIAEDILVQKPLTIRSCDLPGYPRSTFLMVFSPDGTKVASTHGNHNVYVSELASGKHVRILKGHPRTPWCIAFHPSHPQLIGSGCLGGQVRVWDISSGGSEVWNVRNETVIASIAFHPREQLLVIATYNELYFWDWSQPAPFTRVSTNNVNEKVRYVAFDALGYKLITGISLWTTGPSSNVTTTLLQHGPPTIMLNRRDDPSDGPSRNQENPGTAQDMIVNSYQNLVQRYDSLVRNYQRLFMVRHRLTNTPPPPNTTDRGTDPMETDLSPSPCLRHARPSTSTANDDAQSSPGTSRRQDGAERSDGEGSSSRLLNLDVLSIDGNPRGQNNPDSPQQEHSIFGSRSSAFQPLTGTGTGRSFRTIDQNERTRLLPNPFSSTGGLSRSSRVNFSELSSSNANSSRTSLFTATSFANIAAQRRRQHLAHMASALQSESASTSSDASSTPSWPRFTSLRPDTPPSTSTSEPAAQRPTMTNSSTQMSPTSTPVDAQAINESLDLIRDILRDSGTRLLNLITNMSLSTLASVERGGARRRSASGARSDDSEGGPRPRVRPRVRLFSSSLRRDLVLSSSSDSDSDESLDINIFRARRTPLQVASSLLRRTQSTAAAAASTADGDPAPPEPPGDREQDRGAQPESRPSSSTADLNTDRPSTSRDNFWTRGSVVPPDEAYRRVRSGVHALQKHALLLTNMWLRGNRTTMRELRAMWENLRRRILTLHRETGRQDLPSYYTRSLLERCMFLSELHSARPARHNAQNDERSQPERRDASANATASGSNVTGSDLNTSTETNNDNREPRPRRSPQTRSSPSVRASPSTRRRLQSSYRWRPEDEIRRRSRNPAANRLSHRHPHNRSRRDFARVIEISATRHEIRMRAMQVLSVMFNMMMMCLEERGLSQLIITMLRTLKRALALTCLMLMTNRNAARSGNNSGSSNARVDSSNVVRIQNAEHSGPVNVDVDGPDEVMSLNNPTLLGEPEPGAVPIQKINNDARATERDRPRTSQCVGTGTSSTQEESPPSHSTAQKWSNRLAVQISAANRNNSATARNRRELYLESRRLKALHRTNPGAHPIVKKRVPPISHHRIPAMRFVPNKDVAGLNTSRNVPNALDEPVAGPSNAPTSDNSRQESPRAIDEFEQRVHLIRLAHMQAVRLRSAARNRFRRLQTIRLYTPSSVREMFALQSNNPENQQPGNRSPSGPEFGRGRPFAAYRPHILGPRPEQDRAEDSGQVAGVVEVQPMQFNVNNVAALMQVNDHNVNEAPSPPHRLPRIQEYLQPIILAQNAMAVDEEHGGGVGGGGGGGGARRLSGMAGLLDAGILSDALPAPAHRVQAWDFTTGDTPDIADSTKNVVVQRCRIHNDASIDISKDGRLLVALLPVPRLRNTNHWLGVYSLEWSRLGQCLHTAVLEQSAVSVALSPTARHLAVGLGSRRFTTLPNARNSVFALLFRLDPHESSSRTGLSPIKELEQNWEQGFTSLNCLRWAPQPGQGLVYANNTGQLIIMS
- the LOC134663830 gene encoding uncharacterized protein LOC134663830 isoform X2; protein product: MLNRRDDPSDGPSRNQENPGTAQDMIVNSYQNLVQRYDSLVRNYQRLFMVRHRLTNTPPPPNTTDRGTDPMETDLSPSPCLRHARPSTSTANDDAQSSPGTSRRQDGAERSDGEGSSSRLLNLDVLSIDGNPRGQNNPDSPQQEHSIFGSRSSAFQPLTGTGTGRSFRTIDQNERTRLLPNPFSSTGGLSRSSRVNFSELSSSNANSSRTSLFTATSFANIAAQRRRQHLAHMASALQSESASTSSDASSTPSWPRFTSLRPDTPPSTSTSEPAAQRPTMTNSSTQMSPTSTPVDAQAINESLDLIRDILRDSGTRLLNLITNMSLSTLASVERGGARRRSASGARSDDSEGGPRPRVRPRVRLFSSSLRRDLVLSSSSDSDSDESLDINIFRARRTPLQVASSLLRRTQSTAAAAASTADGDPAPPEPPGDREQDRGAQPESRPSSSTADLNTDRPSTSRDNFWTRGSVVPPDEAYRRVRSGVHALQKHALLLTNMWLRGNRTTMRELRAMWENLRRRILTLHRETGRQDLPSYYTRSLLERCMFLSELHSARPARHNAQNDERSQPERRDASANATASGSNVTGSDLNTSTETNNDNREPRPRRSPQTRSSPSVRASPSTRRRLQSSYRWRPEDEIRRRSRNPAANRLSHRHPHNRSRRDFARVIEISATRHEIRMRAMQVLSVMFNMMMMCLEERGLSQLIITMLRTLKRALALTCLMLMTNRNAARSGNNSGSSNARVDSSNVVRIQNAEHSGPVNVDVDGPDEVMSLNNPTLLGEPEPGAVPIQKINNDARATERDRPRTSQCVGTGTSSTQEESPPSHSTAQKWSNRLAVQISAANRNNSATARNRRELYLESRRLKALHRTNPGAHPIVKKRVPPISHHRIPAMRFVPNKDVAGLNTSRNVPNALDEPVAGPSNAPTSDNSRQESPRAIDEFEQRVHLIRLAHMQAVRLRSAARNRFRRLQTIRLYTPSSVREMFALQSNNPENQQPGNRSPSGPEFGRGRPFAAYRPHILGPRPEQDRAEDSGQVAGVVEVQPMQFNVNNVAALMQVNDHNVNEAPSPPHRLPRIQEYLQPIILAQNAMAVDEEHGGGVGGGGGGGGARRLSGMAGLLDAGILSDALPAPAHRVQAWDFTTGDTPDIADSTKNVVVQRCRIHNDASIDISKDGRLLVALLPVPRLRNTNHWLGVYSLEWSRLGQCLHTAVLEQSAVSVALSPTARHLAVGLGSRRFTTLPNARNSVFALLFRLDPHESSSRTGLSPIKELEQNWEQGFTSLNCLRWAPQPGQGLVYANNTGQLIIMS